A window from Bdellovibrionales bacterium encodes these proteins:
- a CDS encoding PilN domain-containing protein, with amino-acid sequence MIRINLATSRPISSGGGGGGSAEGGGEIVVTEQVRKDALVKLLVILLAPIGLYFYEQQNIPNIRTELARKQNALTELQAFNAKAENSVQEIKKFKEDEKKIQARITVLEKLAKDRFREVKVLDLFQQVIPERVWFTRVDIKEGKVLLAGFSTSDIDISTFMDSLSKSVFLQEVVLVSSSEHIQEGMTLKKFEISCVLEKMGPRP; translated from the coding sequence ATGATTCGTATTAACTTAGCAACCTCAAGACCAATTTCCAGCGGTGGCGGAGGCGGCGGCTCCGCCGAGGGCGGCGGTGAAATCGTCGTCACAGAACAAGTCCGCAAGGATGCGCTGGTCAAGTTGCTAGTTATTTTGCTAGCTCCCATTGGCCTTTATTTTTACGAACAGCAAAATATCCCAAATATTCGAACCGAGCTTGCTCGTAAGCAGAACGCTCTCACTGAGCTTCAAGCCTTTAATGCAAAAGCAGAAAACTCAGTTCAAGAGATAAAAAAATTTAAAGAAGATGAAAAGAAAATCCAAGCACGCATCACAGTTCTCGAAAAGCTTGCTAAGGATCGCTTCCGCGAGGTTAAAGTTCTTGATCTTTTCCAGCAGGTTATTCCAGAGAGAGTTTGGTTTACTCGCGTAGACATTAAAGAAGGCAAAGTTCTTCTCGCGGGATTTTCTACCAGTGATATCGATATTTCTACCTTTATGGATTCCTTGTCTAAAAGCGTTTTCTTGCAGGAAGTGGTTCTTGTAAGCTCCAGCGAGCATATCCAAGAAGGTATGACGTTAAAAAAGTTTGAAATTAGTTGTGTCTTAGAAAAGATGGGGCCACGTCCATGA
- a CDS encoding ABC transporter permease, whose translation MIRERLFIVIVFMAAVLFGISLLLGALSFSEQQRILANLGFTAIEVASVGISLFAGAFLISKEIEKQTLLLVLARPISRDQFIMGKVTGILVLNTLMVLALGIVLYLLLGASPSFSSFFVILSSIWFEAAIALSLVIFFSTVVRPVLALLMAFGILMLGQWIPDLQFFAEKSKDMIFINAVKVVTWVTPNLFRFNWKSYYFLELGFDSQDVLWMIAHSFGWALIVFVFACLIFRRRDIV comes from the coding sequence ATGATTCGTGAGCGCTTGTTCATCGTGATTGTCTTTATGGCGGCGGTTCTTTTTGGAATTAGCCTTCTGCTGGGGGCACTCTCTTTTAGTGAACAGCAACGAATTTTAGCCAATCTTGGATTTACTGCGATTGAAGTAGCCTCTGTCGGTATTTCGCTTTTTGCAGGTGCCTTTTTGATTTCAAAAGAAATCGAGAAGCAGACGTTGTTGCTGGTATTGGCGCGCCCTATCTCCCGAGATCAATTTATCATGGGAAAAGTAACCGGTATTCTTGTCTTAAACACGTTAATGGTTTTGGCTTTGGGGATCGTCCTGTACCTTCTTTTGGGTGCGAGTCCTAGTTTCAGCAGTTTTTTCGTTATACTCTCTTCGATTTGGTTTGAGGCCGCCATCGCCTTATCGCTCGTTATCTTTTTTAGCACAGTTGTACGCCCAGTTTTAGCCCTTTTGATGGCCTTCGGTATTCTGATGCTCGGTCAGTGGATTCCTGATTTGCAGTTTTTTGCTGAAAAAAGTAAGGACATGATCTTTATTAATGCCGTGAAAGTTGTGACTTGGGTGACGCCAAATCTTTTCCGTTTCAATTGGAAAAGTTATTACTTCCTCGAGCTCGGTTTTGATAGCCAGGATGTTCTGTGGATGATTGCACATTCTTTTGGCTGGGCATTGATTGTCTTTGTCTTCGCCTGCCTTATTTTTAGGAGAAGAGACATTGTCTGA
- the pilM gene encoding type IV pilus assembly protein PilM — protein MLFPSKKVLGLDIGTSSIKIAELDVSRGGAQLNSFGFAPTPANSVAAGEISDITSVGIAVQGLIGEIGTKRKHVSTGMWGTAVIVKKITIPKMDPKLIQDQIRFEAEQYIPFDINNISLAHHVLGTSSSEDTIDLLLIAAQNELVFQYSAVVEATGLKCSVLDVSGFALANCFEANYGKFTRDVVGILNFGASITNFVVIHNGDVVFCRDIPVGGLNYTNEIHKSLGISSQEAEALKLSAVSRRGEVPAEVHSIITSTNDMVTEEVRNSLDFLSATTNGLTLTRCFYTGGSSSTTGLIDNVSRVTGIPFEPFNPFAKIKANPKKFSREYLSQISHFAAIATGLGMRKLGDG, from the coding sequence ATGCTTTTTCCGTCTAAAAAAGTTTTAGGACTCGACATTGGAACGAGTTCTATCAAAATTGCAGAACTCGATGTCTCGCGTGGCGGGGCTCAGCTCAATTCTTTTGGATTTGCGCCGACGCCTGCTAATTCTGTCGCGGCCGGCGAGATCTCTGACATCACTTCAGTGGGTATCGCTGTACAAGGTCTCATTGGCGAGATCGGTACCAAGAGAAAGCATGTCTCTACCGGCATGTGGGGAACAGCGGTTATCGTTAAGAAAATCACCATTCCTAAAATGGATCCGAAACTCATTCAAGATCAGATCCGTTTCGAAGCTGAACAATATATTCCTTTCGATATCAATAACATCAGTCTTGCCCACCACGTTCTTGGAACAAGCTCTTCCGAGGACACCATTGATTTATTGTTGATCGCCGCTCAGAACGAACTCGTATTTCAATACTCTGCAGTGGTTGAAGCCACAGGCCTAAAATGCAGCGTTTTGGATGTGAGCGGTTTTGCCCTCGCAAACTGTTTTGAAGCGAATTACGGAAAATTCACTCGTGATGTCGTCGGCATTTTAAATTTTGGTGCTTCGATCACTAACTTTGTGGTGATCCATAACGGCGATGTGGTTTTTTGCCGCGATATTCCTGTGGGCGGCTTGAACTACACGAACGAGATTCACAAGAGCCTTGGTATTTCCTCTCAAGAAGCCGAGGCCTTGAAATTGAGTGCGGTCTCTCGTCGCGGAGAGGTTCCGGCGGAAGTTCATAGTATTATTACATCTACGAATGACATGGTAACAGAAGAGGTTCGTAACAGTCTCGACTTCTTGAGTGCGACAACAAACGGCCTTACTTTGACCCGCTGTTTTTACACAGGTGGCAGTTCATCGACCACGGGCTTGATCGACAACGTCTCACGTGTGACGGGGATCCCGTTTGAGCCATTTAATCCGTTTGCAAAAATAAAAGCGAATCCAAAAAAATTCTCTCGTGAATACTTGAGTCAAATCAGTCATTTTGCCGCTATTGCGACCGGCCTAGGTATGCGCAAGCTGGGGGATGGCTAA
- a CDS encoding prepilin peptidase, whose translation MSDLDGFFYVVFFLFGACFGSFANVIIYRMPKGESIVTPRSHCQNCGKNVAWYDNIPMISWLILRGKCRHCGAKFSFRYFFVELLTASLFTLAYFYLGLTWNLLEALLFIFPLVCCVFIDFDHMILPDEFTLSGIVIGLIGAWLNPHREFLDALLGVLMGGGFLWAMAYLYYVFTKQEGMGGGDIKLLAWIGAVMGWKAVPFVIMTSAIIGSVVGLILARKQKEGLKTMIPFGPYLALGAVIYMFGGQTIALWYFNLFLPAFS comes from the coding sequence TTGTCTGATTTAGACGGATTTTTCTACGTCGTATTCTTTCTTTTCGGGGCCTGCTTTGGCAGTTTTGCCAATGTCATTATCTATCGTATGCCGAAAGGCGAGAGTATCGTTACTCCGCGCAGTCATTGTCAAAACTGCGGAAAAAATGTGGCTTGGTACGACAATATTCCTATGATTTCATGGCTCATTCTGCGCGGCAAATGCCGCCACTGTGGCGCTAAATTTTCTTTCCGCTACTTTTTTGTCGAGCTGCTGACAGCCAGTTTATTTACTTTGGCTTATTTTTATCTAGGCCTTACTTGGAATTTGCTGGAAGCGTTGCTGTTCATATTCCCTCTCGTTTGTTGCGTTTTCATTGATTTTGATCACATGATTCTTCCGGATGAATTTACATTGTCTGGCATTGTGATAGGGCTCATTGGAGCGTGGCTGAATCCTCACCGAGAATTTTTAGACGCACTTCTTGGAGTTCTTATGGGGGGCGGATTTCTTTGGGCGATGGCCTATCTGTATTATGTTTTCACCAAGCAAGAGGGCATGGGCGGCGGCGATATTAAGCTTTTAGCTTGGATCGGAGCTGTCATGGGATGGAAGGCAGTCCCATTTGTGATTATGACTTCTGCGATTATCGGTAGTGTCGTAGGGCTTATTCTCGCGAGAAAACAAAAAGAAGGTTTGAAAACGATGATTCCCTTCGGTCCGTATCTAGCCCTTGGTGCAGTTATCTACATGTTTGGCGGCCAGACTATAGCCCTGTGGTATTTTAATCTGTTTCTTCCAGCCTTTAGCTAG